In Gammaproteobacteria bacterium, one DNA window encodes the following:
- a CDS encoding substrate-binding domain-containing protein, with protein sequence TRTVWAGVGAHAVAVIAAFPRIQDAIASGDYQAFIIQANDGNAVVPVIEEAIAAGITVVGEFTPIGRKLDTIEPQVEGLYFVGWSILDNATALGELGIMACEGKDPCKVAYLEGFRALPLDVVRTEWVKEKLATASNIELVASVEGGYTQDSGLAAAQDVLTAHPDVDVMIGSSQAILGAEQAVKDAGRSGEVALIGNGAPRQAVAAVKAGRWFAVTAEAEQQAGRKAIEVAVDAARGEDVPRAFDTATLLPTPLGTKDNLPADFDGEWDA encoded by the coding sequence CACCCGCACCGTCTGGGCAGGCGTCGGTGCTCACGCCGTTGCCGTCATCGCAGCCTTCCCCCGGATCCAGGATGCCATTGCTAGCGGTGACTATCAGGCCTTCATCATCCAGGCCAATGACGGAAACGCAGTGGTTCCGGTGATTGAGGAGGCGATTGCGGCAGGTATCACGGTGGTTGGCGAATTCACGCCAATCGGGCGCAAACTCGACACGATCGAACCACAGGTGGAGGGTCTCTACTTCGTTGGCTGGTCAATCCTCGACAATGCAACCGCGCTCGGTGAACTCGGCATCATGGCCTGTGAGGGCAAGGATCCGTGCAAGGTTGCCTATCTCGAAGGCTTCCGGGCGCTGCCTCTCGACGTTGTCCGCACGGAATGGGTCAAGGAAAAGCTGGCGACGGCCTCCAACATCGAGCTTGTGGCGTCGGTCGAAGGTGGTTACACGCAGGACAGCGGGCTCGCTGCCGCTCAGGACGTGCTCACTGCCCACCCGGACGTCGATGTGATGATCGGTTCATCCCAGGCGATCCTTGGAGCTGAGCAAGCGGTCAAGGATGCCGGTCGCTCTGGTGAAGTCGCTCTGATCGGCAACGGTGCTCCCCGACAGGCGGTAGCCGCTGTGAAGGCAGGCCGGTGGTTCGCCGTGACGGCCGAAGCCGAACAGCAGGCAGGGAGGAAGGCGATCGAGGTTGCGGTGGATGCGGCTCGTGGAGAAGACGTGCCCCGTGCGTTCGATACCGCCACGCTTCTCCCCACACCACTCGGGACAAAGGACAACCTGCCGGCTGACTTCGACGGTGAGTGGGACGCGTGA
- a CDS encoding ATP-binding cassette domain-containing protein, with the protein MIDSRGDCAQTDLGLRAVGLSRRFGGEQAVADAHIDFRRGSIHGIVGQNGAGKSTVAKMIAGLVRPDSGYVEIGGEKKVFTNPRQALAAGVTLVTQELALVPMLTVAENVMLGRFPVRRGFIDRHELRRRFDELEERFGFGLQPEMLVAYLSLAQQQQAEILRAVADEHQVVIFDEPTSSLSKDASRRLYEILRSLADGGVTCVLVSHFLEEVLDVCDAVTVMRDGEVIRTSATHEETSASLVQAMVGKDVKLAPSGQLPDPPMEARARLSLRGFSRLGAFHDIDLDVMPGEIVALVGLIGAGRTEVLRSIIGLDSRDAGSLFLDGVQVLFRSTSEAVRAGVMLLPENRKEEGLFLVRSVRENITAGLAGKFRRLGLISHSREKAASSAAATRALVKLRSLQSPMSELSGGNQQKAMFARSLIEPPQVLLADEPTRGVDVISIQQIHELLLGHARRGAAVLVVTSEIEEALAIARRIVVMRSGRLVGEHLAIETTQDELLHEAFGTANGAELIA; encoded by the coding sequence GTGATTGACAGTAGAGGAGACTGCGCGCAGACCGATCTCGGTCTGCGCGCAGTTGGCCTGTCCCGCCGATTCGGTGGTGAGCAGGCCGTCGCTGACGCTCACATCGACTTTCGTCGTGGTTCGATTCACGGAATCGTCGGTCAGAACGGAGCGGGCAAGTCGACGGTTGCGAAGATGATCGCCGGCCTTGTGCGGCCGGATTCGGGCTATGTCGAGATTGGCGGCGAGAAGAAGGTCTTTACGAACCCGAGACAGGCGCTCGCCGCGGGCGTGACGTTGGTGACGCAAGAGCTTGCACTCGTTCCGATGCTCACGGTCGCGGAGAACGTCATGCTCGGTAGGTTTCCTGTTCGTCGCGGCTTCATCGATCGACACGAACTCCGCCGGCGATTCGATGAACTGGAAGAGCGGTTCGGCTTCGGGCTACAGCCCGAGATGCTCGTGGCGTATCTGAGCCTGGCGCAACAGCAGCAGGCTGAGATACTTCGCGCCGTCGCCGATGAGCACCAAGTAGTCATTTTCGACGAGCCCACGTCAAGCCTGTCAAAAGACGCGAGCAGGCGCTTGTACGAGATCCTCCGATCTTTGGCCGACGGAGGTGTCACCTGTGTACTCGTCTCTCACTTCCTCGAAGAGGTGCTCGATGTGTGTGACGCGGTCACGGTGATGAGAGATGGTGAAGTGATCCGCACCAGTGCGACGCACGAGGAAACCTCTGCTTCGCTCGTCCAGGCGATGGTTGGCAAGGATGTGAAGCTGGCGCCCAGTGGACAGCTGCCGGATCCACCCATGGAAGCACGGGCACGCTTGAGCCTGCGAGGGTTCTCTCGTCTGGGAGCGTTCCACGACATCGACCTCGACGTGATGCCGGGTGAGATCGTTGCACTCGTTGGACTCATAGGTGCGGGGCGAACAGAGGTGCTTCGCTCGATCATTGGCTTGGATTCTCGAGATGCAGGATCCCTGTTCCTCGATGGTGTTCAGGTTCTCTTCAGGAGTACCAGTGAGGCAGTCAGGGCCGGTGTGATGCTGTTGCCGGAGAACCGCAAAGAGGAGGGGCTGTTTCTTGTCCGGTCGGTGAGAGAGAACATCACGGCAGGCCTTGCCGGAAAGTTCCGACGTCTGGGTCTCATTTCCCACTCGCGAGAGAAGGCAGCATCATCCGCGGCCGCCACGCGTGCACTCGTGAAACTCCGCTCACTACAGAGCCCGATGTCGGAGCTGTCGGGTGGTAACCAACAGAAGGCGATGTTTGCCCGTTCGCTGATCGAACCTCCTCAGGTGCTGCTTGCAGACGAACCTACGAGGGGGGTAGATGTCATCTCTATTCAACAGATCCATGAGCTGCTCTTGGGCCATGCTCGCCGGGGTGCAGCCGTGCTGGTTGTCACCTCCGAGATTGAGGAGGCGCTTGCGATAGCCAGGCGCATCGTCGTCATGCGCAGCGGCCGTCTGGTTGGCGAGCACCTCGCCATCGAAACCACGCAGGACGAGTTGCTGCACGAGGCGTTTGGCACGGCTAACGGAGCAGAACTGATCGCATGA
- a CDS encoding ABC transporter permease — MRTADRIAEWTSGQARLRVLRLAGNYGILFAVLLLMVVMAIANDRFLTRQNIFNVLDQAAPLGVLSVGVTLAIIGGIFDLSTGAIFAAAAVVAAKVAAVDPWLGLAAGVLVGVGLGAVNAGVLIGTGVNSFIGTLTTSLIFRGLALIMTGGMIVSVANPSFKIVGTQALFGAKYSVFVFAAVAIICSVLLTRTAFGRSVYAIGGNQQAARVVGIPVGRVKLGLLVISGSAAAISGVLTATRTGSAQADIGIGLELAAITAVVVGGTSIFGGEGAVWRSILGVLLLQIIGNAFNLMGIDSVFKQVSQGLLILAAITIDHKIRRSEP; from the coding sequence ATGAGGACCGCCGACCGGATCGCAGAGTGGACGAGTGGGCAAGCGCGTCTGCGCGTCCTGAGGCTTGCGGGAAACTACGGGATCCTCTTCGCTGTCCTCCTCCTCATGGTTGTGATGGCAATCGCAAACGATCGGTTTCTCACTCGACAGAACATCTTCAATGTTCTCGATCAGGCCGCGCCCCTCGGTGTGCTCTCAGTGGGTGTCACTCTCGCCATAATCGGGGGGATCTTCGATCTTTCCACCGGCGCGATCTTTGCCGCGGCCGCCGTGGTTGCCGCCAAGGTGGCCGCTGTGGATCCCTGGCTCGGACTTGCCGCAGGTGTCCTCGTTGGGGTGGGGCTTGGGGCGGTAAACGCAGGTGTCCTCATCGGTACCGGAGTCAACTCATTCATCGGCACGCTCACGACGAGTCTCATCTTCAGGGGTCTCGCGTTGATCATGACCGGGGGCATGATCGTGTCTGTCGCGAACCCTTCGTTCAAGATAGTCGGAACCCAGGCACTGTTCGGGGCGAAGTACTCGGTATTCGTCTTCGCAGCTGTCGCGATCATCTGTTCAGTCCTGCTCACACGAACTGCATTTGGCCGTTCCGTGTATGCCATCGGAGGCAACCAGCAGGCAGCCCGCGTGGTGGGGATTCCCGTCGGACGGGTCAAGCTGGGTCTGCTTGTGATCAGCGGGAGCGCTGCAGCCATCTCGGGTGTGCTCACCGCAACTCGAACGGGCTCGGCACAGGCGGATATCGGTATCGGTCTCGAGTTGGCGGCGATCACGGCAGTCGTCGTTGGGGGTACCAGCATCTTCGGTGGTGAAGGTGCCGTGTGGCGCTCGATTCTGGGAGTGCTGCTGCTCCAGATCATTGGGAATGCTTTCAACCTCATGGGGATCGACTCGGTCTTCAAGCAGGTCTCGCAGGGTTTGCTGATACTCGCCGCCATCACCATCGACCACAAGATCAGGAGGTCGGAACCATGA